Proteins encoded by one window of Arabidopsis thaliana chromosome 2, partial sequence:
- a CDS encoding uncharacterized protein (unknown protein; FUNCTIONS IN: molecular_function unknown; INVOLVED IN: biological_process unknown; LOCATED IN: endomembrane system; EXPRESSED IN: 23 plant structures; EXPRESSED DURING: 13 growth stages; Has 1 Blast hits to 1 proteins in 1 species: Archae - 0; Bacteria - 0; Metazoa - 0; Fungi - 0; Plants - 1; Viruses - 0; Other Eukaryotes - 0 (source: NCBI BLink).), whose protein sequence is MPMDVDGALGLLRFGYLAIGSHIPLPCGAASLLLPFGTGHEIYIPLYFGFQFYLVRIVFSQ, encoded by the coding sequence ATGCCCATGGACGTTGATGGAGCTCTAGGGCTTCTCCGTTTTGGGTATCTTGCTATTGGCTCTCATATTCCATTGCCTTGCGGAGCGGCGTCGCTGCTTTTACCGTTTGGGACCGGCCATGAGATCTATATTCCCCtgtattttggttttcagtTTTATCTAGTTAGGATTGTATTTAGCCAATGA